Proteins found in one Salmo salar chromosome ssa26, Ssal_v3.1, whole genome shotgun sequence genomic segment:
- the LOC100286718 gene encoding G1/S-specific cyclin-E1 (The RefSeq protein has 1 substitution, 1 frameshift compared to this genomic sequence) — protein MEGYAWAIMPRKGTNVDSKSIDHEMPKETTVRSRKRKADVAIYLQDPDEVAEMIKKKQCGTQVSWNTESVFTSPCRRIPTPDNEVDQPVALNTAGFSAQYTFKNIFVTPTRSSPLPVLCWASRDDVWNNLLKEVSRYCRTGRNPWHYTNMGANAFSTCVQVFWC, from the exons ATTG AGGGATACGCGTGGGCTATAATGCCAAGAAAGGG GACAAATGTGGACTCCAAGTCTATTGATCATGAGATGCCCAAGGAAACTACAGTGAGATCCAGGAAAAGAAAAGCAGACGTTGCCATT TATTTGCAAGACCCAGATGAAGTGGCAGAGATGATAAAAAAGAAACAATGTGGATCTCAG GTGAGCTGGAATACCGAGTCGGTTTTCACAAGCCCGTGCAGGCGGATCCCCACGCCTGACAATGAAGTCGATCAACCAGTTGCCTTGAATACCGCTGGGTTTTCTGCTCAATACACTTTCAAAAACATATTTGTCACCCCCACCAGGTCTTCCCCTCTTCCTGTGCTATG CTGGGCAAGCAGAGATGATGTATGGAACAACCTGTTGA AGGAAGTCTCAAGATATTGTAGGACTGGGAGAAATCCATGGCATTACACCAACATGGGCGCAAATGCTTTTTCTACATGCGTGCAGGTGTTTTGGTGCTAA
- the t53i2 gene encoding Tumor protein p53-inducible nuclear protein 2, with protein sequence MIGKIFAHFLGSTDDDFPTDDNETYEELIEFEEGGWVVINIQENNSLTPPEEDPLENLLIEHPSMSVYQIRHQTSDEVDSDEEDASPRPVPVKQHVSWRLAAWGSPLPCNVQLLAIQRARTHMECKELTRSALQRQNLAKVRFSPSDRRFGHFKQPCQRLYNY encoded by the exons ATGATTGGAAAGATATTTGCCCATTTCCTCGGTAGCACAGATGATGATTTTCCCACAGATGACAATGAAACCTATGAGGAGCTCATTGAGTTTGAGGAGGGAGGATGGGTCGTTATCAACATTCAAG AGAACAACTCCCTGACCCCGCCTGAGGAAGACCCTTTGGAGAACCTGCTGATTGAGCATCCCAGTATGTCTGTATACCAGATCAGACACCAGACCAGCGATGAGGTAGACTCAGATGAAGAGGATGCTTCTCCCAG GCCTGTGCCAGTCAAACAGCATGTGTCCTGGAGGTTAGCTGCCTGGGGCAGCCCGCTTCCATGCAACGTCCAACTGCTTGCCATACAGCGAGCCAGGACTCACATGGAGTGCAAGGAGCTGACCAGGAGTGCTCTCCAGAGACAGAACCTTGCCAAGGTGCGATTCTCCCCATCTGACAGACGCTTTGGTCACTTCAAACAACCCTGCCAGCGTCTGTACAACTACTGA